GGTTGGAAACTATGTGATTGCTGGATttcaaataagaaggaaacgacaaaatccgcaatcacttagttagCAACCTAATATATCATaaagtatagaaaatataagcGAAATAATATGTAGTAAcggttataaattttaaataccaaatatttattagaaattctacatatgaagaaatttaatgaaaaaatcttATATGCTTACAATGCTCTATCTCCTACTTCAACCACAACAAAATGGGATGTCTTAGAGAGTACTTGTAATCCAGCTTCTATAAATGGCTCCGCtatgttaaattaatataatatttattaaaatacttctaataaaaatgaaacaatagaaatgattttaattggaTCCATAATacaaaagtaaatttattgtatatcgGTAACTACTGTCTTATTACAAAATAGGTTATGTAGtttaaaacaaatgaaaaaaatgaaatttttttacctTCAACACAATCGGGACACCAACTTTGACCATTTTCAAGCTTTGTACCtgtatataatacaaagaCCGATTCTTCGgtctgaaaatttttaaaaaattgtaaaaaattttcgtATCCTATAACGTGATGACGAATAGTCATTTTGTgtgatttcttttaattatattaacaaaatactttttccaatttaaataacgatattttatcgatacgaaacaaagaagaagtcTGTGtaatcttataaatataatgttttatca
This sequence is a window from Vespa crabro chromosome 9, iyVesCrab1.2, whole genome shotgun sequence. Protein-coding genes within it:
- the LOC124426678 gene encoding thioredoxin domain-containing protein 17-like; amino-acid sequence: MTIRHHVIGYENFLQFFKNFQTEESVFVLYTGTKLENGQSWCPDCVEAEPFIEAGLQVLSKTSHFVVVEVGDRAFWKDPNCIFRKDSKTQLKVLPTLAQWGTQKRLQGSECQKEELLNMLFKEEDD